Proteins found in one Scardovia inopinata JCM 12537 genomic segment:
- a CDS encoding YraN family protein — protein MSQTHVLKPLQGLWESKPHKDCLQPVASMTAKELGAYGETIACSYLERNGYRIIDRNWSCRYGELDIVALAPPTVAQPRRRLIIAEVKTRRSMLFGTPMEAITPQKLERMRRASFLWRDAHPAEGKRQTRFDAIAIDFEDSLKPTISHVKGI, from the coding sequence ATGAGTCAAACACATGTATTAAAGCCCCTGCAGGGACTTTGGGAAAGTAAGCCACATAAGGACTGTCTCCAGCCCGTAGCTTCCATGACAGCAAAGGAGCTAGGAGCATACGGAGAGACAATAGCATGTTCCTATCTTGAACGAAACGGCTATCGGATAATTGACCGTAACTGGTCATGCCGGTATGGAGAGCTGGACATCGTCGCTCTGGCACCGCCGACAGTTGCTCAACCTCGCAGGAGACTGATCATCGCCGAGGTGAAAACCCGACGGAGCATGCTCTTCGGAACACCTATGGAGGCTATCACCCCGCAGAAACTCGAGCGTATGAGGAGGGCTAGTTTTCTCTGGCGTGATGCTCATCCGGCGGAGGGCAAAAGACAGACTCGTTTTGATGCCATAGCAATTGATTTTGAAGATTCCTTAAAACCCACCATTTCTCATGTGAAAGGAATCTAA
- a CDS encoding mannosyltransferase YkcB-related protein: MTSAIAGSKTKISAADPPQAPDTQALGSQASAVTSLYILPHRRRSDWIAVSLLMVAACAVFFINLTASGYANEFYSAAAQAASQNWSAFLWGSSDAGNAITVDKPPASIWLMGLSVRLLGLSSFSILLPEALLGIGSTYLLYATVRRYWGNWVGIIAGGIFITTPVTALMFRFNNPDALLVFLMIAASSCLMRSLEYNTSRKGNRRRTWWMVLSGVLVGFGFLTKQFQVLLVLPGMIMAFLVASPTKFIRRLGDGLLALIAMIVSAGWWVILTVLVPADKRPYIGGSQSNSFLELTFSYNGLGRLTGNETGSVVPGGSGAGGSRTGGSQAGMWGQTGWNRLFTSDFAGQITWLAFFAFAGIIVGLIITHREKRTDLRRAHVLMTGTWLLVTWLIFSFMSGIFHAYYTVALSPAISTLAAIAIAGLWMKRKSSWSVLTASALILITGLWSQKIISSAGSYSWLASLTLIVTITGSVLLAITGLLQTHGQASISLRLARILALVISSAAVLVGPLTWTVATVSTGHQGSIVSAGPSSQGGSPMGGGPGGNIGPGGRPGGKGFFNGSSSGESRKQQAYSGQATGGSGLLGGRSNSVSSRLISLLSKNASSYRWAAATTGSQNAATYQLASQKPVMAIGGFNGSDAYPTLAQFKRYVRQGLIHYYISSGSGMGGQQNGGSSTASQIAQWVSTHFTATTVDGVTLYDLTS; the protein is encoded by the coding sequence ATGACATCAGCAATCGCAGGGTCAAAAACAAAAATATCAGCCGCTGACCCACCGCAGGCACCAGACACACAGGCACTCGGTTCACAGGCATCAGCAGTTACCAGCCTCTACATCCTGCCTCACCGCCGTCGATCAGACTGGATAGCCGTGAGCCTGCTCATGGTGGCTGCCTGTGCCGTTTTCTTCATCAATCTAACAGCATCAGGATACGCCAACGAATTTTATTCTGCAGCAGCGCAGGCAGCCTCTCAAAACTGGTCTGCTTTCCTATGGGGATCTTCCGATGCGGGAAATGCCATCACAGTAGATAAGCCGCCGGCTTCCATCTGGCTGATGGGCCTGTCAGTCCGACTTCTGGGGCTAAGTTCTTTCTCTATTCTTCTTCCGGAAGCCTTGCTGGGGATAGGGTCAACATATCTTCTGTACGCTACTGTCCGTCGATATTGGGGCAACTGGGTTGGCATCATAGCCGGTGGCATATTTATTACCACCCCCGTGACTGCTCTCATGTTCCGCTTCAATAATCCCGACGCCCTGCTGGTTTTCCTCATGATTGCTGCCAGCTCCTGCCTCATGCGGTCTTTGGAGTACAACACCAGCAGAAAAGGTAACCGCCGTCGGACATGGTGGATGGTTCTATCCGGTGTCTTAGTAGGCTTCGGTTTCTTAACTAAGCAATTCCAAGTCCTCCTGGTTTTGCCAGGAATGATCATGGCATTCTTAGTTGCCTCCCCTACAAAATTTATCCGCCGATTGGGTGATGGTTTGCTAGCTCTTATTGCCATGATTGTCAGTGCTGGCTGGTGGGTTATTCTTACCGTTCTTGTTCCAGCAGATAAGCGGCCTTATATAGGGGGTTCTCAGTCAAATTCTTTCCTGGAGCTGACTTTTAGTTATAATGGCCTGGGCCGGTTAACAGGAAACGAAACTGGTTCTGTTGTCCCTGGTGGATCTGGGGCAGGGGGCTCCCGGACAGGAGGATCCCAGGCCGGAATGTGGGGGCAGACCGGCTGGAACAGGTTATTTACCAGCGATTTTGCAGGACAGATTACGTGGTTGGCATTTTTTGCCTTTGCCGGTATCATCGTAGGCCTGATCATCACTCACCGGGAGAAACGGACAGATCTACGCCGGGCTCATGTTCTAATGACAGGTACTTGGCTCCTGGTTACCTGGCTGATTTTCAGCTTTATGTCCGGGATTTTCCATGCTTACTATACTGTTGCTCTCAGCCCCGCTATATCTACCCTGGCAGCCATTGCCATAGCTGGATTATGGATGAAAAGAAAAAGCAGCTGGTCGGTACTAACAGCTTCTGCCCTGATACTGATCACCGGTCTGTGGTCGCAGAAAATAATCTCCTCAGCCGGATCTTATTCCTGGTTAGCCTCTCTGACTCTTATCGTGACCATTACGGGGTCAGTCCTTCTTGCAATTACCGGCTTACTCCAAACTCACGGTCAAGCATCTATCAGTCTGCGTCTGGCAAGAATCCTTGCACTGGTCATCAGCTCTGCCGCAGTTCTTGTCGGCCCCCTCACCTGGACAGTGGCAACTGTATCTACCGGCCATCAAGGATCCATCGTCTCTGCAGGACCGTCTTCCCAAGGCGGCTCCCCTATGGGCGGCGGCCCAGGAGGAAATATCGGACCTGGAGGCAGGCCTGGAGGAAAAGGATTCTTCAATGGAAGCAGCTCAGGCGAGAGCAGGAAACAGCAGGCATATTCAGGTCAAGCAACAGGAGGCTCCGGTCTCCTGGGAGGCAGGAGCAATTCAGTCAGCTCCCGTCTCATCTCCCTGTTATCCAAGAATGCCAGTTCCTACAGATGGGCAGCTGCTACGACTGGGTCTCAGAATGCTGCTACCTATCAGTTGGCCAGCCAGAAGCCCGTCATGGCTATAGGAGGATTTAATGGATCTGATGCCTATCCTACCTTGGCACAATTTAAGCGCTATGTCAGGCAAGGATTAATCCACTACTATATTTCTTCAGGCAGTGGCATGGGAGGCCAGCAAAATGGAGGGTCATCCACTGCATCTCAGATTGCTCAATGGGTCTCAACTCACTTCACAGCAACTACAGTTGATGGAGTAACCCTGTACGATCTGACTTCCTGA
- a CDS encoding pyridoxamine kinase, protein MSIYQKNTDPTGPLLYQRDSTYIPRVAAVHDMCGYGKCSLTAAIPILSASGCDVCPVPTALLSAHTQYKTYTFHDTTDILSAYLDAWQEEEVDLDAVYSGFLGNAQQVDLIERLYKDYPRALRLVDPVMGDGGKMYPTYTQELCQAMGRLADGADILMPNLTETSILTGREYKGQNLTDTQVNAALDSLLDLGAKNVVLKGIDRQDGVLRNFVATQTGGSAGKVEIAHEKLPFMIHGTGDAFASALCGAVMAGKPLDQAAYIAGDFVRNAMVSTRRQPNFEQRGVSFELNLAQLTALVQD, encoded by the coding sequence ATGTCTATCTACCAAAAAAATACCGATCCGACCGGTCCACTTCTTTATCAGCGCGATTCTACATATATCCCCCGAGTTGCTGCTGTTCATGACATGTGTGGTTATGGAAAATGCTCTCTGACTGCGGCGATTCCTATTCTTTCTGCCAGCGGATGCGACGTCTGCCCCGTTCCCACCGCTCTTTTGTCAGCCCACACTCAATATAAAACCTATACTTTTCACGACACTACGGATATCCTGTCTGCTTATCTTGATGCCTGGCAAGAAGAAGAGGTTGACCTGGACGCTGTATACTCAGGTTTTTTGGGGAACGCTCAGCAGGTTGATTTGATTGAACGATTATATAAGGACTATCCTCGGGCTCTGAGATTAGTAGATCCAGTCATGGGCGATGGTGGGAAAATGTATCCTACCTATACCCAGGAGCTATGTCAGGCTATGGGCCGGCTGGCTGATGGGGCAGATATTCTCATGCCCAATTTGACTGAAACATCTATACTGACTGGAAGAGAGTATAAAGGACAGAATCTTACCGATACTCAGGTAAATGCTGCTCTAGATTCCCTCCTGGATCTGGGGGCCAAAAATGTGGTTCTCAAAGGTATTGATCGGCAGGATGGGGTGCTGAGGAATTTTGTGGCAACTCAGACAGGTGGATCCGCAGGAAAAGTTGAGATTGCCCACGAGAAACTTCCCTTTATGATTCATGGAACTGGCGATGCCTTCGCTTCCGCTCTCTGCGGAGCAGTTATGGCTGGGAAACCCTTGGATCAAGCTGCTTACATTGCTGGCGATTTTGTTCGCAACGCTATGGTTTCTACCCGCCGGCAGCCGAATTTTGAGCAGAGAGGGGTCAGTTTCGAATTAAATCTTGCTCAGCTGACTGCATTGGTACAAGACTAA
- a CDS encoding glycosyltransferase, whose amino-acid sequence MTENTAEIIDRCGSPQDSDVDFVIPVYNEEEELETSIRQLGAYLSGTVNEYGAIIADGVPANFSWQIVIADNASTDTTWSIASELSHRYPDRIRAVRIREKGRGLALKSAWGESKSQVCAYMDVDLSTGLEQIDSLILPLLSGEADIAIGSRLLAGSWIKRSARREFISRSYNFLLRTYSRARFHDAQCGFKAIRRQRFQDLLPLIVDNEWFFDTELLLLAQDKGWKIKEIPVRWVEDRGTTVKIFDTAWKDLQGMKRMKTFRNSTNPEQILSHQADAYRQTHASPFAGSLIPISLLGNSTVSRNHPAILTNFTA is encoded by the coding sequence ATGACAGAGAACACAGCAGAAATCATTGACCGCTGCGGAAGCCCTCAGGATAGTGACGTTGATTTTGTCATTCCTGTCTATAACGAAGAGGAAGAGCTGGAGACTTCTATCAGGCAGCTGGGAGCATATTTATCGGGAACGGTGAATGAATATGGGGCTATTATCGCAGATGGAGTTCCGGCAAATTTCAGCTGGCAGATTGTCATAGCAGATAATGCCAGCACTGATACTACCTGGTCGATTGCTTCCGAACTCAGCCACCGCTACCCCGACCGTATCAGGGCAGTGAGAATTAGGGAAAAAGGGCGGGGACTCGCTCTCAAAAGTGCCTGGGGAGAGTCTAAGTCCCAGGTCTGTGCCTATATGGACGTCGATCTGTCTACAGGACTGGAACAGATCGACTCTTTAATTCTTCCACTTTTATCTGGAGAAGCCGATATTGCAATTGGCTCCCGCCTTCTTGCAGGTTCTTGGATTAAACGATCTGCCCGCAGAGAGTTTATTTCTCGCTCATACAATTTTCTTCTTCGAACATATTCCCGAGCTCGTTTTCACGATGCGCAATGCGGATTTAAGGCAATTCGGCGGCAAAGATTTCAGGACTTGCTCCCTCTGATTGTGGACAATGAATGGTTTTTCGATACCGAACTCCTTCTTCTGGCCCAAGATAAAGGCTGGAAAATCAAGGAAATACCTGTTCGCTGGGTTGAAGACAGGGGAACGACGGTCAAGATCTTTGATACAGCCTGGAAAGACCTTCAAGGCATGAAACGGATGAAAACTTTCAGAAACAGCACCAATCCTGAGCAAATCCTCAGTCATCAGGCGGATGCCTATAGGCAGACTCACGCCAGCCCCTTCGCCGGAAGCCTGATTCCCATATCCCTCTTGGGTAATTCCACAGTCTCAAGAAATCATCCTGCTATCCTCACAAATTTCACTGCGTAA
- a CDS encoding DNA-processing protein DprA — MSHTILTEQQQEILALATLAYCANSPQAIMYALLKPQEGGVEAADLVREIRYLLAERISLSAVQHKYVERILRYHRYDKEDKAYKAFAQVLLRWVKRMKKIENLDSSELWIYLTQNNEYSIITPSSPYWPWQLEDLDQILGNTPPLCLWVKGDPQALTSCSSPVGIVGSRDCNEYGKTTAFNCGRDAALHGHCVISGGAMGADSAAHWGALSAFQDLGNNAGRTIAIFAGGLDTCGPHRNARLFQTIENHHGALISELPPDTLPESFRFLMRNRLIAALSRTLIVAQARHRSGALNTATWAADLNRMVYAAPGDNIKPYNTGCNGLIAQGKASLLLTSTDLSDICHEPHDPLISHD, encoded by the coding sequence ATGAGTCACACTATTCTTACTGAACAGCAGCAGGAAATTTTAGCCCTGGCGACTTTAGCCTATTGCGCCAACAGTCCTCAGGCTATTATGTATGCCCTGCTTAAACCTCAAGAAGGCGGCGTTGAAGCAGCAGACCTGGTGAGAGAAATCAGGTATCTTCTGGCAGAGAGGATTTCTTTATCAGCTGTGCAGCATAAGTATGTAGAAAGGATTCTTCGCTATCATCGGTATGACAAAGAAGACAAAGCATATAAGGCTTTTGCCCAAGTCCTACTTCGGTGGGTAAAAAGAATGAAAAAAATTGAGAATCTTGACTCTTCCGAACTGTGGATTTATTTAACACAGAACAACGAATATAGCATTATTACCCCTTCCAGTCCCTATTGGCCCTGGCAGTTGGAAGATCTGGATCAAATACTGGGGAATACCCCTCCCCTCTGTTTATGGGTGAAAGGAGACCCGCAAGCCCTGACTTCCTGCTCTTCTCCCGTGGGAATCGTAGGTTCCAGAGACTGTAATGAGTATGGAAAGACAACGGCTTTCAACTGCGGAAGAGATGCGGCTCTCCATGGACACTGCGTAATTTCAGGAGGGGCCATGGGAGCTGATAGTGCAGCCCACTGGGGAGCCCTGTCAGCCTTCCAAGATTTGGGAAATAATGCTGGTAGAACTATAGCCATATTTGCCGGAGGGCTCGATACCTGTGGTCCCCACCGCAATGCACGCCTTTTCCAGACAATCGAAAATCATCATGGAGCTCTCATTAGTGAGTTGCCACCTGATACCTTGCCGGAGAGCTTTCGTTTTCTGATGCGGAACAGACTGATCGCTGCTTTGTCACGAACATTAATTGTGGCTCAGGCCCGTCACCGTTCTGGCGCCCTGAACACTGCTACCTGGGCGGCTGATCTCAATCGGATGGTTTATGCAGCCCCGGGAGACAACATTAAGCCTTATAACACCGGTTGCAATGGCTTAATTGCTCAAGGAAAGGCGTCACTTCTACTAACCTCAACGGATCTGTCAGACATATGTCATGAACCGCATGATCCTCTGATAAGTCATGATTGA
- a CDS encoding YifB family Mg chelatase-like AAA ATPase: MPIGTAFSVGLWGLKAYTIQVQAFTSSGLPFFSIIGLPDTSLAEARDRVKSACTICGFPWPQTRVTVNLSPASVPKSGSSFDLAIAASILASCQAIHTDVISKCLLIGELNLDGSVMPVKGILPMLLYAQRNDLHTVVIPQENLQEATLVPGLRVIGIRHIAELMMLLRPRSEMEETLIKRYGPLKDDGSTLAGLSVQLDNNHFQLHRELSEFSDSASCGFDNQQNLDFTQVIGQTFAKHALEVAAAGGHHMIMTGPPGAGKTMLARRLPTILPPLTKEERLEVASIKSVCGTLHGADLDFLPPFEAPHHTATVASLIGGGAGFAQPGSATRSHCGVLFMDEAPEFSTKCLQALREPLEEGIISLSRAKGTTFYPARFQLIMAANPCPCGFNWGSGKRCTCTPRQRSRYWGRLSGPIMDRIDIHIAVDTPKLIDIETTQEFFEKAAEGKTAYGNQTYSSTAMRDRVITARQRAARRFQKVRWSTNAQAPGQWMRENTPEKVLRLVRHAVEKEELSMRGADRTLRIAWTLADLEGHAEPTSTTMEEAIMLRTGDLT; this comes from the coding sequence ATGCCTATTGGAACTGCCTTTTCTGTCGGATTATGGGGCTTGAAAGCATACACAATTCAGGTACAGGCTTTCACCAGCAGTGGTCTGCCTTTCTTTTCCATAATTGGTCTGCCGGATACCTCCCTGGCTGAAGCCCGTGACAGGGTCAAGTCTGCCTGCACAATTTGTGGCTTTCCCTGGCCACAAACCAGGGTAACCGTTAACCTATCTCCTGCTTCAGTTCCGAAAAGCGGGTCTTCATTCGACCTAGCGATAGCAGCAAGCATTCTTGCTTCGTGCCAAGCTATCCACACCGATGTTATCAGCAAGTGTCTTCTCATTGGTGAGCTCAATCTTGACGGATCTGTTATGCCTGTGAAAGGCATTCTCCCTATGCTTCTATATGCACAACGCAATGATTTGCATACTGTTGTTATTCCTCAGGAAAATCTTCAGGAAGCAACTTTAGTCCCTGGCTTGCGGGTGATTGGAATCCGCCATATTGCTGAGCTCATGATGCTTTTAAGGCCTCGGTCGGAAATGGAGGAAACATTGATCAAACGATACGGGCCTCTGAAGGATGATGGGAGCACTCTTGCTGGTTTGTCTGTCCAGCTGGATAACAATCACTTCCAGCTGCACAGAGAATTATCAGAGTTCTCCGATTCAGCAAGCTGCGGATTTGACAACCAGCAAAATCTTGATTTCACACAGGTAATAGGGCAAACCTTTGCCAAACACGCTTTGGAAGTAGCTGCAGCTGGAGGGCATCACATGATAATGACGGGGCCTCCCGGCGCAGGAAAAACCATGCTAGCCCGGCGGCTTCCCACTATTCTTCCCCCTCTGACAAAGGAAGAACGCCTGGAAGTTGCTTCGATTAAATCTGTTTGCGGCACCCTCCATGGAGCAGATCTGGACTTTCTCCCTCCTTTTGAAGCTCCTCACCACACAGCAACCGTTGCCTCTCTGATTGGAGGAGGAGCCGGTTTTGCACAGCCTGGCTCAGCAACCAGATCGCATTGCGGTGTCTTATTCATGGACGAGGCTCCTGAATTCTCAACAAAATGTCTTCAAGCCCTGCGGGAGCCGTTGGAGGAAGGGATCATAAGCCTGTCTCGAGCAAAAGGAACAACGTTTTATCCAGCCCGATTTCAGCTTATTATGGCTGCCAATCCCTGCCCCTGTGGTTTTAATTGGGGAAGCGGCAAACGCTGTACCTGTACACCCCGGCAGCGAAGCAGGTATTGGGGACGATTATCAGGGCCGATTATGGACAGGATTGATATTCATATTGCAGTCGATACCCCCAAACTCATCGATATAGAAACTACTCAGGAATTCTTTGAAAAAGCTGCGGAAGGGAAAACAGCATATGGCAACCAAACCTACTCTTCTACCGCCATGCGCGATCGAGTGATTACAGCTCGTCAGCGGGCGGCCCGCCGTTTTCAGAAGGTTCGCTGGTCCACCAATGCACAGGCCCCAGGACAGTGGATGCGGGAAAATACACCAGAAAAAGTGCTGCGGCTGGTACGTCACGCGGTTGAAAAAGAAGAACTCAGTATGCGTGGCGCTGACAGAACACTGCGTATAGCCTGGACTCTAGCTGATTTGGAAGGACATGCTGAGCCTACTAGCACCACTATGGAAGAAGCTATTATGCTAAGGACCGGTGATCTGACATGA
- a CDS encoding YccF domain-containing protein has protein sequence MRLLGNIIWIILGGLIISIAWFLLGLLFYITIIGIPLGRQCFKMASLTLTPFGKTIVYSRGAGFSILNIVWALTCGWVMALAYITAGVGNCITIIGIPFGIQSFKMAALAFWPFGSEVVSFA, from the coding sequence ATGCGGTTGCTCGGTAATATTATTTGGATTATTCTTGGCGGATTGATAATTTCGATCGCCTGGTTTCTCCTGGGGCTCCTCTTCTACATCACTATCATTGGTATCCCCCTTGGCCGGCAATGTTTCAAAATGGCCAGCCTTACCCTCACTCCTTTTGGAAAGACTATTGTTTATAGCCGGGGAGCAGGATTCAGCATCCTTAACATTGTATGGGCACTGACATGTGGCTGGGTAATGGCCTTAGCGTACATCACAGCCGGAGTTGGTAATTGTATAACGATTATAGGTATCCCCTTTGGTATTCAGTCTTTCAAGATGGCAGCACTGGCTTTCTGGCCCTTTGGCTCTGAAGTAGTATCTTTCGCATAA
- a CDS encoding FAD-binding protein: MVSAFSSSSTRSNRIGESHESDKPKPGNTPGGTNRKKEDYDVVIVGAGAAGLSAALGLLRSASAASPDLSNSNRPRLLVISKLPALRSHTGSAEGGIAASLGNEEKDSYQWHWYDTVKGGDWLVDQDKARILAQEAPQTVINLEHDGVAFSRKENGRIAQRRFGGHTSDFGKAPIKRTAYAADRIGHQILYSLWQQCIKEGVTFAENWYVTDLAIDHNQVEGVVALDTSTGTLHKVSASNLVLATGGAGRLFHTTSNSWDLTGDGMGLVLEAGLQVEDMEFIQFHPTGLAHTGILLSEAARGEGGVLRNRKGEAFMVHYAPEHKDLAPRDVVTRAIMDQVDSGLGVADPQGPDGLRDCVWLDLTAIDNHRLQNFLPEVVATIKRYAGLDPRKDMIPVKPTAHYTMGGIPVTEYGQVYTWQSGFGKDEDSNARDTKTRGIKAQGTITLIHGLYAVGECSCLSVHGANRLGANSLLDACVFGKRAGEHITSCLEKHCTCNAEPDSPHDPSGIFHVFHDGSHTASNGELPAYSEGQQKLEELFQTRQKDIVHLLHHCIRQDNLSAIRSERNYTSSDLSANHEKEGSDDLNYPESEQGSVQRSKQDSGQDQNFFQESGNDGKENAYELMEELGTLMESKFAIRCNQDSISQALNTLQSVLIPKIRALSAHSDQKEYNQELTAILEVRNLAEVARAMLRSAMNRHESRGSLYRTDFPQRDDTHFLHHTFINLSGDVETKPVTVGFFPIEKRSY, encoded by the coding sequence ATGGTTTCTGCTTTTTCATCTTCATCCACCAGGTCAAACAGGATAGGCGAATCACATGAATCGGATAAGCCCAAACCTGGGAATACTCCCGGAGGAACCAATCGCAAAAAGGAAGATTACGATGTCGTGATTGTTGGGGCAGGTGCTGCGGGTTTATCTGCCGCTCTGGGCCTTCTTCGGTCAGCTTCTGCCGCATCGCCTGACTTATCTAATAGTAACAGGCCTCGCCTGCTCGTCATCTCCAAACTTCCAGCCTTGCGGTCGCACACAGGTTCCGCAGAGGGAGGAATTGCTGCAAGCCTGGGTAATGAAGAGAAAGATTCCTACCAATGGCACTGGTATGACACGGTGAAAGGAGGAGACTGGCTTGTAGATCAAGACAAGGCACGTATTCTTGCGCAAGAAGCACCGCAAACAGTGATAAACCTTGAACATGATGGAGTCGCCTTCAGCAGGAAAGAGAATGGCAGAATTGCACAACGCCGCTTCGGTGGACATACCTCAGATTTTGGGAAAGCTCCGATTAAACGAACTGCTTATGCGGCGGACAGAATTGGTCACCAGATTCTCTATTCTTTGTGGCAGCAGTGCATCAAAGAGGGAGTTACCTTTGCCGAAAATTGGTATGTGACTGATCTCGCCATTGACCATAATCAGGTGGAGGGGGTAGTTGCTCTCGATACAAGCACTGGAACTCTTCATAAAGTGTCCGCCTCTAATCTTGTTCTGGCAACCGGTGGAGCAGGGCGGCTTTTTCACACTACGTCAAATTCCTGGGATTTAACAGGCGACGGTATGGGTCTTGTCCTGGAAGCAGGACTCCAGGTTGAAGATATGGAATTTATCCAGTTCCATCCCACGGGTTTGGCCCATACAGGGATCCTTCTTTCTGAGGCTGCCAGAGGTGAAGGTGGGGTTTTGCGCAACCGCAAGGGAGAAGCATTTATGGTTCATTATGCCCCTGAGCATAAAGACCTTGCACCCAGAGATGTAGTTACCCGGGCAATCATGGATCAGGTTGACTCAGGTCTGGGAGTAGCAGACCCTCAAGGTCCTGATGGCCTCCGGGATTGCGTCTGGCTAGATCTAACCGCCATAGATAACCATCGACTGCAGAATTTTTTGCCTGAGGTTGTCGCTACTATCAAGCGTTACGCGGGATTAGATCCTCGGAAAGATATGATTCCGGTCAAACCTACTGCCCACTACACCATGGGTGGCATTCCCGTCACCGAGTATGGACAGGTCTATACCTGGCAATCAGGTTTTGGCAAGGACGAAGATTCAAATGCTCGAGATACAAAAACTCGGGGCATAAAAGCTCAGGGCACGATAACTCTGATTCACGGTCTCTATGCGGTTGGTGAATGTTCCTGCCTGAGCGTCCACGGTGCCAACAGGTTAGGGGCCAATTCCCTCCTGGATGCCTGTGTTTTTGGAAAACGAGCCGGGGAACATATCACCAGCTGTCTGGAAAAGCACTGTACTTGTAATGCTGAGCCTGACTCACCACATGACCCGTCTGGCATCTTTCATGTCTTCCATGATGGATCACACACTGCCTCGAATGGCGAGTTACCAGCTTACAGCGAGGGCCAACAGAAGTTGGAAGAACTCTTCCAGACACGACAGAAAGATATTGTTCATTTGCTGCACCACTGTATCAGACAAGATAATTTGTCTGCTATCCGATCAGAAAGGAACTACACATCTTCCGACCTCAGCGCAAACCATGAAAAAGAAGGAAGCGACGATCTAAATTATCCAGAGTCAGAACAGGGGTCAGTCCAGCGGTCAAAACAGGATTCAGGACAGGACCAGAATTTTTTTCAGGAGTCGGGCAATGATGGGAAAGAGAACGCCTACGAGCTCATGGAAGAGTTGGGTACACTGATGGAAAGCAAATTCGCCATCCGCTGCAATCAGGACTCTATCAGTCAAGCACTGAATACCCTTCAATCCGTACTTATCCCGAAAATCCGTGCTCTCAGTGCTCACAGTGATCAGAAGGAATATAACCAAGAACTTACCGCTATCCTGGAAGTGAGAAATTTAGCTGAAGTCGCCAGGGCCATGCTTCGCAGCGCGATGAATCGTCATGAATCTCGAGGTTCTTTATACCGCACTGATTTTCCGCAGCGTGATGATACTCACTTCCTCCACCACACATTCATCAACTTGTCCGGCGACGTTGAGACCAAACCTGTGACAGTTGGATTCTTTCCCATTGAGAAACGCTCCTACTAG
- the purE gene encoding 5-(carboxyamino)imidazole ribonucleotide mutase yields MAETDRDAREEAKKQDGSKPLVAVVMGSASDWETMKKACDILDQFQVPYVKQVISAHRTPELMADFAHQARSRGLHVIIAGAGGAAHLPGMLAAQTTLPVIGVPVRSHALSGWDSLLSIVQMPGGIPVATTAVGNSGATNAGLLAVSILSTTDSRLAQALADYRQGLKDMVEESNAKLV; encoded by the coding sequence ATGGCAGAAACAGACAGAGATGCACGAGAAGAGGCAAAGAAGCAGGATGGGTCCAAACCGCTTGTTGCTGTTGTCATGGGGTCAGCCAGTGATTGGGAGACCATGAAGAAGGCCTGCGATATTCTGGATCAATTCCAGGTTCCTTATGTAAAACAGGTTATTTCGGCTCACAGGACCCCGGAATTAATGGCAGATTTTGCACATCAGGCTCGAAGCAGAGGCCTTCATGTGATTATTGCTGGTGCAGGTGGGGCAGCACATCTTCCTGGAATGCTGGCAGCGCAAACCACCCTGCCGGTGATAGGCGTTCCTGTGCGCTCGCACGCTTTAAGCGGCTGGGATTCCCTCCTGTCTATTGTCCAGATGCCTGGGGGAATACCAGTAGCTACCACAGCTGTGGGCAATTCCGGCGCTACCAATGCGGGGTTGCTGGCAGTCAGCATTCTGTCTACCACAGATTCACGATTGGCACAGGCTCTGGCTGATTACCGTCAAGGTTTGAAAGACATGGTGGAGGAATCCAATGCCAAGCTTGTATGA